One Methylomarinovum tepidoasis DNA window includes the following coding sequences:
- a CDS encoding MarC family protein: protein MPEYGFYLQAFIGFLAIVNPMGAVPVFLALTSDRSHEERHAIARTAALTVLLVLLAALWGGDVVLRFFGIGIPAFRVGGGLLIILMAIAMLHARQSHAAHTEDEAAEASEREAIGVVPLGIPLMAGPGAISLVIVIAHQVASILDRLWLSLCVAAVAVIVWIVLHLAEPIGSALGVTGLNIMVRIMGLLLAAIGVQILAEGGVALVLGLLPE from the coding sequence ATGCCGGAGTACGGATTCTATCTGCAGGCTTTCATCGGGTTTCTCGCCATCGTCAATCCCATGGGAGCGGTGCCGGTGTTTCTCGCCCTGACTTCCGACCGTTCCCATGAGGAACGCCATGCCATCGCCCGCACCGCCGCCCTGACGGTTCTGTTGGTGCTGCTGGCGGCGCTGTGGGGCGGAGATGTGGTGTTGCGATTTTTCGGGATCGGAATTCCCGCCTTCCGGGTCGGCGGTGGGCTGCTCATCATTCTGATGGCCATCGCCATGCTTCACGCCCGTCAGAGTCATGCCGCCCATACCGAGGACGAGGCCGCCGAGGCCAGCGAGCGCGAGGCCATCGGCGTGGTGCCCCTGGGCATTCCCCTGATGGCCGGGCCCGGCGCCATCAGCCTGGTGATCGTCATCGCCCATCAGGTGGCCTCGATCCTGGATCGCCTGTGGCTGAGCCTGTGTGTGGCCGCCGTCGCGGTGATCGTCTGGATCGTCCTGCATCTGGCCGAGCCCATCGGCAGCGCCCTGGGGGTGACCGGTCTCAACATCATGGTCCGCATCATGGGGCTGCTGTTGGCCGCCATCGGCGTGCAGATTCTGGCCGAGGGCGGGGTGGCGTTGGTGCTGGGGCTGCTGCCGGAATAG
- a CDS encoding NAD-binding protein gives MPRRLRHLRRFLSRWQASAGYLNRTLALETWFPHLPLGLAVGLLGVVHLLPPLIRALGLRFYSQTLTTLTLNLVNVGLAGLPQIGVGLFLVSMSVGLLLRSRLAWVTTVLALGAGIVLLLLQPGDHLHDWLLPYSVVLLIGLLLSFRHFDRSSLATATLFAFTCLTVLVGYGVVGSYLLGDLFQPPIRTLEQALYFTIETLSTVGYGDIVAQAPQARLFLVSLISAGMVAVASIFGAILVPLISRQMEALFHRRKPMNRKDHYIIVGASALAYNTFQELCRRGEKITFILRREPEGTPYSDLDVVVGDASDIEVLKQAGGEQAKAILALTDDDSENAFIVLAAKELGKVRTIAAVNDARNLKRLRRVKPNLVIAPPVLGGELLAMALSGETIDSKRLMQLLMGSI, from the coding sequence ATGCCCCGCCGTTTGCGCCATCTACGCCGTTTTTTGTCCCGCTGGCAAGCCAGCGCCGGATACCTGAACCGCACGCTGGCGCTGGAAACCTGGTTCCCCCATCTCCCTCTGGGCCTGGCGGTAGGACTGTTGGGGGTGGTCCATCTGCTGCCGCCGCTGATCCGGGCCCTGGGGCTGCGGTTCTATTCCCAGACTCTCACCACCCTGACCCTGAATCTGGTCAACGTCGGTCTGGCCGGGCTGCCCCAGATCGGCGTCGGGCTGTTTCTGGTTTCGATGTCGGTGGGCCTGCTGCTGCGCTCGCGCCTGGCCTGGGTGACCACGGTCCTGGCCCTGGGCGCGGGCATCGTGCTGCTGCTGCTCCAGCCCGGCGATCACTTGCACGACTGGCTGCTGCCCTACAGCGTCGTCCTCCTGATCGGCCTGCTGCTGAGCTTCCGCCACTTCGACCGCAGCAGCCTGGCCACCGCCACCCTGTTCGCCTTCACCTGCCTGACCGTTCTGGTCGGCTACGGCGTCGTCGGCAGCTATCTCCTCGGCGATCTGTTCCAGCCGCCGATCCGCACCCTGGAGCAGGCCCTTTACTTCACCATCGAAACCCTGTCCACCGTCGGTTACGGCGACATCGTCGCCCAGGCCCCCCAGGCGCGTCTGTTTCTGGTTTCCCTCATCAGCGCCGGCATGGTGGCGGTGGCGAGCATTTTCGGCGCCATTCTCGTTCCCCTCATCAGCCGCCAGATGGAGGCCCTGTTCCATCGGAGGAAACCTATGAACCGCAAGGATCACTACATCATCGTCGGCGCCAGCGCTCTGGCCTACAACACCTTTCAGGAGCTGTGCCGCCGCGGCGAGAAGATCACCTTCATCCTCCGCCGCGAGCCGGAAGGCACCCCTTACAGCGACCTGGACGTGGTCGTCGGCGACGCCAGCGACATCGAGGTGCTCAAACAGGCCGGCGGCGAACAGGCCAAGGCGATCCTGGCCCTGACCGACGATGATTCGGAAAACGCCTTCATCGTGCTCGCCGCCAAGGAACTGGGAAAGGTGCGCACCATCGCCGCCGTCAACGACGCCCGCAATCTCAAGCGCCTGCGCCGGGTCAAACCCAATCTCGTCATCGCCCCGCCGGTGCTCGGCGGCGAGCTTCTGGCCATGGCCCTAAGCGGGGAAACCATCGATTCCAAGCGCCTGATGCAGCTGTTGATGGGCTCGATTTGA
- the pyk gene encoding pyruvate kinase: protein MKPTGHKTKIVATIGPASDTVTCLIHMLRAGMRVARLNLAHGDPDRHARTIDRIRRASARSGHPVAILADLPGPKLRIGPLDPDPVVLARGQTFVLTTDPIIGDARRASLPLSELPRAVRPGDAVFLNDGFIELRVETVRGNEVHCRVVVGGELRSHKGVNIPKLRIPLPAFTEQDHRLLAFACEQGVDAVSISFVASAGDVLRVRQAAQDLGAAPYLIAKIERAAALEQIDAILAATDGIMIARGDLGVETPIETIALTQKRLIRKANAAGKPVITATQMLESMTVHSRPTRAEATDVANAVLDGTDAVMLSEESALGRFPVEAVRMLGRIARHAEAERERRITLPQPGRRKNVQEVIALDVATTVLHLGIRHVFTPTETGATARRIARFHLPAWTIALSPHPATCQRLLFSYGVHPVHTGENGREWRLIACDWLHRHGIRKGPVLLTQGPSLGHPGETNRLEIIDRIECPA, encoded by the coding sequence ATGAAACCCACCGGCCACAAAACCAAGATCGTCGCCACCATCGGCCCGGCTTCGGATACCGTCACCTGCCTGATCCACATGCTCCGCGCCGGAATGCGAGTGGCCCGCCTCAACCTGGCCCACGGCGATCCCGACCGCCACGCCCGCACCATCGACCGCATTCGCCGCGCCAGCGCCCGCAGCGGCCATCCGGTGGCCATCCTCGCCGATCTGCCCGGTCCCAAACTGCGTATCGGTCCTTTGGATCCCGATCCGGTGGTGCTGGCACGGGGACAGACTTTCGTGCTCACTACCGACCCCATCATCGGTGACGCCCGGCGGGCCAGCCTGCCCCTGTCGGAACTGCCCCGCGCCGTCCGCCCCGGTGACGCCGTCTTCCTCAACGACGGCTTCATCGAGCTACGGGTGGAGACGGTACGCGGCAACGAGGTCCACTGCCGGGTGGTGGTCGGCGGTGAGCTGCGTTCCCACAAGGGCGTCAACATTCCCAAGCTGCGGATTCCCCTGCCGGCCTTCACCGAGCAGGACCACCGTTTGCTGGCCTTCGCCTGCGAGCAAGGCGTGGACGCGGTCAGCATCTCCTTCGTCGCCTCGGCCGGGGACGTGCTGCGGGTGCGCCAGGCAGCCCAGGATCTGGGAGCGGCCCCTTACCTCATCGCCAAGATCGAACGTGCCGCCGCCTTGGAACAGATCGACGCCATCCTCGCCGCCACCGACGGCATCATGATCGCCCGCGGCGATCTGGGCGTGGAGACGCCGATCGAAACCATCGCCTTGACCCAGAAGCGTCTGATCCGTAAAGCCAACGCGGCGGGCAAGCCGGTCATCACCGCCACCCAGATGCTCGAATCCATGACCGTCCACAGCCGTCCCACCCGCGCCGAGGCCACCGATGTGGCCAACGCGGTCCTCGACGGTACCGACGCAGTGATGCTGTCGGAGGAATCGGCCCTGGGGCGGTTTCCGGTGGAAGCGGTGCGGATGCTGGGGCGCATCGCCCGCCACGCCGAGGCGGAACGGGAACGCCGCATCACCCTACCGCAACCGGGGCGGCGGAAGAACGTGCAGGAAGTCATCGCCCTGGACGTGGCCACCACCGTCCTGCACCTGGGCATCCGCCATGTCTTCACCCCCACGGAAACCGGCGCCACCGCCCGCCGCATCGCCCGCTTCCATCTGCCGGCCTGGACCATCGCCCTCTCCCCCCATCCGGCCACCTGCCAGCGGTTGCTGTTCAGCTACGGCGTCCATCCGGTCCATACCGGCGAAAACGGGCGGGAATGGCGCCTGATCGCCTGCGACTGGCTTCACCGCCACGGTATCCGCAAGGGACCGGTCCTCCTCACCCAAGGCCCATCCCTCGGCCATCCCGGAGAGACCAACCGGCTGGAGATCATCGACCGGATCGAATGTCCGGCATAA
- a CDS encoding acetate/propionate family kinase, translating into MSLLVLNCGSSSIKFALFDPATLERRLAGEIEAIGTAEGRIQVHGEHRLDQHVRLADHHQALVRLTTLLGQWRIVPRAVGHRVVHGGERFHETVIVDDAVLAAIEATTALAPLHNPVNLEGIRVAQELWPQALQIAAFDTAFHQSLPPEAFRYAVPSAWYPAHGVRRYGFHGLSHAYVTRRAAEWLGKAPADFNAISLHLGNGASACAIENGKSIDTSMGLTPLEGLVMGTRPGDLDPGVLLHLLRRGLTAAALDEALNHASGLKGLCGHADMREVRQAAAAGDEDARVALTVFCRRVRKYIGAYLALLGRIDALIFTAGIGQHSPEVRARCLEGLEELGLVLDPERNRQTDGRTLAPIHHPEAKTAILVVPTDEAWQIAHDMQILLRHAGGIS; encoded by the coding sequence ATGTCCCTGCTGGTTCTCAACTGCGGCAGTTCCTCGATCAAATTCGCCCTGTTCGATCCTGCCACCCTGGAGCGTCGCCTGGCGGGGGAAATCGAGGCCATCGGCACCGCCGAAGGCCGGATACAGGTGCACGGGGAACACCGGCTCGACCAGCACGTACGGCTGGCGGATCACCATCAGGCCCTGGTGCGGCTCACGACCCTGCTGGGACAATGGCGAATCGTTCCCCGCGCCGTCGGCCACCGGGTGGTCCACGGCGGCGAGCGTTTCCATGAAACCGTGATCGTGGACGACGCCGTGCTGGCGGCGATCGAAGCCACCACGGCGCTGGCGCCGCTGCACAATCCGGTCAATCTGGAAGGCATCCGCGTGGCGCAGGAACTGTGGCCCCAGGCGCTCCAGATCGCCGCCTTCGACACCGCCTTTCACCAGAGTCTGCCGCCGGAGGCGTTCCGCTACGCCGTCCCCAGCGCCTGGTATCCGGCCCACGGCGTGCGCCGCTACGGCTTTCACGGCCTGTCCCACGCCTACGTCACCCGGCGGGCGGCCGAGTGGCTAGGCAAAGCGCCGGCGGACTTCAACGCCATTTCCCTGCACTTGGGCAACGGCGCCAGTGCCTGCGCGATCGAAAACGGCAAAAGCATCGACACTTCCATGGGCCTGACGCCGCTGGAAGGACTGGTGATGGGAACCCGCCCCGGTGACCTGGATCCCGGCGTGCTGTTGCACCTGCTGCGCCGGGGCCTGACGGCCGCCGCCCTGGACGAGGCGCTCAATCATGCCAGCGGCCTCAAGGGTCTGTGCGGTCATGCCGACATGCGCGAAGTCCGGCAGGCGGCCGCCGCCGGCGATGAGGACGCCCGGGTGGCGCTGACGGTCTTCTGCCGCCGGGTGAGGAAATACATCGGCGCCTACCTGGCTTTACTGGGCCGGATCGACGCTCTGATCTTCACCGCCGGCATCGGCCAGCACAGCCCCGAAGTCCGTGCCCGCTGTCTCGAAGGGCTGGAAGAGCTGGGGCTCGTCCTCGACCCCGAGCGCAACCGCCAAACCGACGGCCGCACCCTCGCCCCGATCCACCATCCGGAGGCGAAAACCGCCATTCTCGTCGTTCCCACCGACGAAGCCTGGCAGATCGCCCACGACATGCAAATTCTGTTGCGCCACGCAGGAGGTATTTCGTGA
- a CDS encoding Slp family lipoprotein, with the protein MKAFVIWLGLLSLLAGCAGLPPELQGQAAPLSLAQVQAEPEKYRGQTVRWGGTILQVKNAAEATRIQILARPLDRSGRPREDGEPLGRFMATTPAFLDPAIYLPGRELTVLGTVTGSTEISVGERKLRIPLIAAKSWHLWPRREKQSPPPVYPTWYWWYDFWWWYYPWGPCCWY; encoded by the coding sequence GTGAAAGCCTTCGTTATCTGGCTCGGGCTGCTGTCCCTGCTGGCAGGCTGCGCCGGCCTGCCACCGGAACTTCAGGGCCAGGCCGCGCCCCTGTCGCTGGCCCAGGTCCAGGCCGAACCGGAGAAATACCGGGGCCAGACGGTGCGCTGGGGCGGCACCATCCTTCAGGTGAAAAACGCTGCCGAGGCCACCCGGATTCAGATCCTCGCCCGCCCTCTCGACCGCTCGGGACGGCCCCGGGAAGACGGCGAACCGCTGGGCCGCTTCATGGCCACGACCCCGGCCTTCCTGGACCCGGCCATCTACCTGCCGGGGCGGGAGCTGACCGTCCTCGGCACGGTGACCGGCAGCACGGAGATCAGCGTGGGCGAACGCAAGCTCCGCATTCCCCTGATCGCCGCAAAAAGCTGGCACCTTTGGCCCCGGCGGGAAAAGCAATCCCCGCCTCCGGTCTATCCCACCTGGTATTGGTGGTATGACTTCTGGTGGTGGTACTATCCCTGGGGTCCCTGTTGCTGGTACTGA